CCCCATAACTTGCACCGGCTACAGCTCCTGTTGTTAAAGTTGTAGTAACTTTTAATGCCCCACCTAACAAAGAAAACGTTGTACAAGCAGTAAAAATTACAACGAATATAGTTGATAGAGACCAAACAAGAAAACCATGAGCGGTATCGCGAAAAAATATTTCATCGTTATGAATTTTGGTCCATTTGGTCCGAAGGCGGCCTGTTACATATCCTCCAACACCTGCAGATAACCATTGCATAATGATGAGCCAGATCACTGTGCCTACAGTAAAACTAACAGCAGTGGGGTTTAAATAGGACCAAGGTGATAAAGAGGAAAATCCTAAACTAGATCCCAAAATTAACAGGATAAGAGAAACAGCAATGGCAACAAACGTACCACCAAAAATAGCTGGCCATGTAATAGCTGATGTTGTGGATTCTAAATTTTTATTTATATCTTCATTTGTCGTAATCATTGTGTTTCCCCTATACAAATAATTTATTTGTTAACGCCAGAATAATAAAATTAAAATAATGATTGGAATTGGTATACCAAGAAGCCATAGGATTATTGCACGTCTCATTTTTATCTCCCGTCAATTTTGGATTAATGAATAACATCTACCCTAAAATTAGTGGTATAAAAAAACAGTATGGTTCTTAAGGTTATCTTATGCAGGGAATCTAAATGATTAATAAAATTGTATGTGAAGATTTATCGTATTTATTTATGAATTTATACTTTCTTTATACTTCCTAACTTTTTTATTCACTGCATTTTTATATAGAGCATGATAAAGTTATTATATATTCTGGAATATCTAAGAGTGAAGATATATTGGGATATGGGAATTTTAAATTAACTATTTGAAAGCGGGGAAGTCATTATGACATTATCAACATTACTCTTTATCATTCTCATAATCTTTTTAATTGGTGCTTTGCCATCGTGGCCCTATAGCCGCGGTTGGGGATATTATCCAAGTGGTATTTTGGGTTTAGTTTTAGTAGTAGTTATTATTTTGATGGTTATGGGGCGTATCTAATAGGTATTAGTTTTGATAGATTCTCTCCACTCGGGTGGTAAAAGCTTTTATAATTATTCTTGAAATTCCTCCCTGTCAGGGATACGTGTAAAGGCAATTTTACTACCCGAAAAACTTTTTCCTTGTGAGGGTAGCATTCCAATTAGAATTGAATCCCGACCGAAACGATGATTAATTTTATCAAGAGCTTTGGAAATTTTTTCTCCTTTATGTCGTTGTTTAAGGTTGACATCTGGCCATTCTTTAAATAATTCTGTTTTTAATTTTTGCTCATCAATAAGATCATAAACCACAAGAGAAATTTTTTTAATTCTTTCATTTTTACTTTCTTGAATAATTTTTTTCCATAAATGATCAAGCATATTTAAAAATGTTAAACTATCTTGAGCCCGATAACAGCGCATATTTTTTTCGATTCGAAGGCCCGCTTCCAACCGAACAGCAAGACCAAATCCGCATGCATAATATCCCATACGGCGTAATCTACTGGCTGCTTTAAGCAAAAGACGACGGGCCACAAATTTAGCCTTAGATGGATCTCGCAAGTCAGGTGCCATGACATGGCTGTGGCTTAGGGAATGACGTTTAATTTCATCTTCAGGTAATTCATAACCACGCAAGAAATACCACATTTTTTCACCCCAAATACTTCCCCAAATTTTACGCATGGATTTTCGGTCAAGATTCCATAAGGTAGAGAAATTTTTAACATCTGCATTATATAAACGTTGTTCCATATTAAAACCAATGCCTGGCAAATCACGTAATTGAATATTTAAAAGTCTTTGGGGTAAATCTTCTATCGGTAAAATGGTTAGACCATCTGGTTTTTGTAAATCGGTGGCAACTTTGGCTAAATACCGATTGGGGGCAATACCTATAGAGCAGCGAATATATTTTCCCACATTTTTTGCCAATCCTTGTTTAATTGACTGGGCTATTTCAATCGATCTTTTCATAGATGTTTCATTATCCATCAAACGACATGCAACCTCATCAATGGAACAAACCATTGTGACGGGTAAATGACAATTAACTTCTTCTATAATGCGATGATGAAATTCAACATATCGCTCATGTTGGGCCAAAACACAGACCAGATTGGGACATATACGTTTTGCGTCATAAATACGGGTGTTTGTTTTAATACCAAAAGCTTTGGCTTCATAACTTGCGGCAATAGCAGATGTTGAATCGGTTTCCACAGGTACAACGACAACGGGCCTGTCCCGTAATTC
This window of the Alphaproteobacteria bacterium genome carries:
- a CDS encoding DUF3309 domain-containing protein, which encodes MTLSTLLFIILIIFLIGALPSWPYSRGWGYYPSGILGLVLVVVIILMVMGRI
- a CDS encoding impB/mucB/samB family protein — encoded protein: MLFQNSIHNSLTLRWLYIDFNSYFASVEQQLNPELRDRPVVVVPVETDSTSAIAASYEAKAFGIKTNTRIYDAKRICPNLVCVLAQHERYVEFHHRIIEEVNCHLPVTMVCSIDEVACRLMDNETSMKRSIEIAQSIKQGLAKNVGKYIRCSIGIAPNRYLAKVATDLQKPDGLTILPIEDLPQRLLNIQLRDLPGIGFNMEQRLYNADVKNFSTLWNLDRKSMRKIWGSIWGEKMWYFLRGYELPEDEIKRHSLSHSHVMAPDLRDPSKAKFVARRLLLKAASRLRRMGYYACGFGLAVRLEAGLRIEKNMRCYRAQDSLTFLNMLDHLWKKIIQESKNERIKKISLVVYDLIDEQKLKTELFKEWPDVNLKQRHKGEKISKALDKINHRFGRDSILIGMLPSQGKSFSGSKIAFTRIPDREEFQE